ATGTACTTTACCACCGCGTGTCTGATTGCTACACTCTGACCGGAAAGTCCACCTCCCCTGACTTGTGCGACAATGTTGAACTTCCTATCCAAGTACAGGGTGGTTAGAGGCTCCATGATATTCCGGATCCAGAATTTGTTGTAGTGAAGGTACTGGTAACCATCCCTGTTATTGATTATAATGTGACCAATACCAGGCTCCAAGTAGACCATGGCAAATCCGCGTTTCTTTCTACCCTTTACGTATAGTTTGTCTAGAACCTTTTTTATGTTCCCAGAATCTGGTGAAAAGTTATCCATTTCTGAGTCTCCGCTTGCTACACCATCAAGTTCGTCGCTCCAGCCAACAAGATTACCGTATTCGCTACTATCTATAACGTCTTCTACATCATTGTCCATAGAATCTTCCATAGGGTGTGCCAGGGGAGGCTTTGTGATGTCAGAAAATGCGGCTCTGCGAAGGGCTTTGGTTTTAGAAAACCTCTTGGTGCGGGTGGCCAGTGTGCCAAGATCCTGAGAATCTACAATGTCAATGTACGCTGAGAGAAGTTGTCTCTGTCTGAGCGGCTCTTTGTTAGAATATGGGTAGGTGAGTGATTGCGATGGATTATGTAGACCTTCCAGACTAGCAAACTTTTTATAGTCCTTATCATCACCTCTGCCATCATAGTCATCCGTGAGGTAATCTGGCATCTTAAACTTTGAgagaaaaataaaattgtGCAAGGGAGGTGAGGCTACGTTGTGTTTGTTCGGATCATTCTTAATCTTGACAACCAATTCGTCCATAAGCGATGGTACCATACCCATAAAATACTTTCTCACTCTTTCAGAGCTTGTTTCAGGTGGTGGGAATGGCTTTTCAATCCTGTCAATGTAATCGTTGTTCAGGTAATATTCCAATCTGGTTGGATCCTTGTGATGGAAACTGAATGTTTTATAGTCGTAGCGGTTTAGGTATTTTAGGTAATGTTGGATGTGTCCATCATCATCGAACAGAAAGTGGCCTGGATCAATATTTTGCATAGGCACATTGTCTGGAGGTCCCAGTCTTGTCTCTGGGAACTCATCagcttcattttcatcatcctgACTAGGCTTTTGCATAACTGGTTTTATCTTTGGTGGATCCACGTTCTTATTTACCATAATATCAAACATATCTTCTGGATCGACATCAATATCGCCAGCTTCTAGAGTAGTCCTTATTCTCTTATCTGGCCTATCCACACCATCAATGCTATAGTAGGCTGATTTTGGAAAGGGACCGTGAAAACGATCTCCACCCTCTGCTCTTTCTTTTACATCTTCCTCATATTGTGCCTCCTTACTTCCGTCAGGATCATAATAGTCTTGGACGCCAGAAGAAAGTCTGGCAGCTCCATAAAAGTCATAGTTTCTCGGATAAGGTAAAAAGTCAAATAGTACCTTGGATCCTTCAGGTAACTCTTCTCCATACTCTCTTTGCGAATAACTAGGACCACTGAACCTTGATGGACTATTTAGTATCTTTTTGTAGACCTCGCTGTAGTTGTCTTTAATGGTTTTACCGaccttcctcttcttttttgGCTTATCTTCTGCGTCACTATCCTCAATTTCTGACTGAGAATAaccatcttcttcatcataGTCTTCGTTTAATTGTCCAGAAAGGTCCCCGCAGTCCTCCTCTTGGCCTCCATCGTCACCTTGAGAAAACCTTCCGGGGAGATTCCTCGGAGCAGCGCAAAGAAAAGGCTCATTATGCCTAGCTTTGCCCctaaatgtacattttaatcCATTTTCCGCTAGAAACAAACCTGAATGTCCGAGAAGAAGTACAAAAAGACGATTCAGCGCCAAGGAATAGGTTAAAAGAGCATCTATTGCTAGATATAAATGCACAAGCAGACCTATCAAGGCATAGAGAAAAGGAATCCAGAAAATTAGCAACCAAAATGGTCAAACACAAAAGATATCGCATAGCTCTCTGCTGTTGGAACCCATTACCGCCATCATAACCGATAAATGGCAAGAATTAGCTTCATAGAGACTAAAAATGTATGTTTTATGGGTTACACATCCCACTTGCGGGACAAGAGATTAAATGGTGACTGACAGTCTCGGTATCGGAGAGTCCCGTCATGTGTGGAGTTTGGACGCCAACAATGGCAAGTATACCGCAACACTTGAGTTTTAAGGAGACAGAAAACTCAACGGAGACCAGAGATTCGGCAGAAAAGGAGACGATCTCACAAGCTGCGTGACTGGAGGAGAAGCTGGGAGATTTCAGAGCATACGTTGATTATCACTACACAACAACACCAAGGCTTGACTTTTTAGCCTAAACTGCGCATCTTGAGACAGAAAGGGGTAGCGAGCAGGAGGTGGCGACAGAGAGAGACAACGAGGGGCCATTTAGGGACTCTGGAGGCCAAATAGAGAGATGGAAATACAAAAAGTGCATGGTTGAAAATTTGGCGGAAAATGCCCACTGAATGCTGAATTAGATGTAGGGTCTGGTTGCAAGTGGCAGAGCTGCAGGGCGGTACCCTCGTTagttttattttcaaaGCAAAGTTTGGGGTTttaacaaaaatttgtgGTTAGCTTTCGATTTTTGGTGCATTCAGCGTGTGAATGATCCATTTGAAGCTACCCATGCTGGCTTTATCGATTGAGACGCTTTAAAGGCTTTAAGCCCAGTTTTATTTACCCTAGAGGTTTATTATATTCACAGCTATTAGGTTAGCACTCTGATTTATTGGCGTTTGGCGATAAATTCCATCAAGCTACTTGCGCAGTGGTTTCCTGGAGTTTAAGCGGGACGAAACAGTTGATACTGCAGGATTATGGCCGGGAtagttttacaagatgAAAGATGACACTCTGATTCTGCCAAACGTACCGGAAAAGGCGCTGGACAACGCCGActtcttctccaaactcTTTCAGAATGACATTAATGGGCTTGTTGGTGATCTACAACCCACAGATCGACAGATTTGCAAGAGGAGATCGAGTTTTGGCAGTGAAGCCTTCTCACCAAACAAGAGACGGGGACGCATAGTTGCATTTTCTAATCAAGATTCTGCAGACGACCAAGCAGGCTCCCAAAATGATCATTCGTCGGCTATCGAAAATGATCAATACGAGTCTGTGAGACAGTATCAGGACATTGCTGAGGGCTCCGCTACTACACAAGACGAGTGTATTAGGGAGACCCAGGGTCGCATATCGCACTTGACAGACGTGTATACACGGCAGATTATGGAATGTATAGAGAGATCAACGTGCAGAGAACAGATTCACTCGGAACTACCTGTAATTATTTCCAGACTCTGCCACGACCTGGTTGGCAACAGTGACGAATACACTCTCAATCTTGGTAAACGCATCGACCACTTAACACACGAAAAGTCGGCACTCTGTAACATTATCAAATCGCAATACGAAACCATCTCTAGACTCAAGGACGTTGAGATTACGGCATTAAGGTCTGCACAAGAGAGACAGGCATACAAGGCAGAATTGGCTCGATTGAGGGAATGGGTTGGCGGATACCCTTCCCAGAGCAATTTTAGCGATCACTTTAGAAAACCGCCGGATGTGTGCTAATATGCTCTTCCGGGTTGACACCTAATTCTCCCATGGGGACTAATTTTGACAGTACATTCTACTAGTATGTATTTTTAAGATACTGAGACTAGCAAAGTGCTTTTTATACACAATAGGACCATAAAAGGCAACAATGGTATCTCAGCAGGGTTTGCTCTGGAAGTTCAAGGGAAGTACGGCGCCGTTTACGGCTTTGACCTCCTTGACGTTGCCCTGCCAAGTAAAAGTCGCTAGAGAGGCtctaaaggagaagctAGGCCTATCAGAGTCCACAGCCATTGATTTTGTGCTTTACTTGGAGGGGACACCCGAAGAAGTGGTTTCTGACTACTTTATGCTCCAACCAAACTCCAAGGTTTACGCCAGAAGATGTATGGCATCGG
This region of Theileria equi strain WA chromosome 1, complete sequence genomic DNA includes:
- a CDS encoding ribosomal protein S9 family member protein (encoded by transcript BEWA_020710A) codes for the protein MRYLLCLTILVANFLDSFSLCLDRSACAFISSNRCSFNLFLGAESSFCTSSRTFRGKARHNEPFLCAAPRNLPGRFSQGDDGGQEEDCGDLSGQLNEDYDEEDGYSQSEIEDSDAEDKPKKKRKVGKTIKDNYSEVYKKILNSPSRFSGPSYSQREYGEELPEGSKVLFDFLPYPRNYDFYGAARLSSGVQDYYDPDGSKEAQYEEDVKERAEGGDRFHGPFPKSAYYSIDGVDRPDKRIRTTLEAGDIDVDPEDMFDIMVNKNVDPPKIKPVMQKPSQDDENEADEFPETRLGPPDNVPMQNIDPGHFLFDDDGHIQHYLKYLNRYDYKTFSFHHKDPTRLEYYLNNDYIDRIEKPFPPPETSSERVRKYFMGMVPSLMDELVVKIKNDPNKHNVASPPLHNFIFLSKFKMPDYLTDDYDGRGDDKDYKKFASLEGLHNPSQSLTYPYSNKEPLRQRQLLSAYIDIVDSQDLGTLATRTKRFSKTKALRRAAFSDITKPPLAHPMEDSMDNDVEDVIDSSEYGNLVGWSDELDGVASGDSEMDNFSPDSGNIKKVLDKLYVKGRKKRGFAMVYLEPGIGHIIINNRDGYQYLHYNKFWIRNIMEPLTTLYLDRKFNIVAQVRGGGLSGQSVAIRHAVVKYIYTILAPKLKPFLRICDLVTPDIRRTERKKTNLRKARKKEKYSKR
- a CDS encoding hypothetical protein (encoded by transcript BEWA_020720A) codes for the protein MKDDTLILPNVPEKALDNADFFSKLFQNDINGLVGDLQPTDRQICKRRSSFGSEAFSPNKRRGRIVAFSNQDSADDQAGSQNDHSSAIENDQYESVRQYQDIAEGSATTQDECIRETQGRISHLTDVYTRQIMECIERSTCREQIHSELPVIISRLCHDLVGNSDEYTLNLGKRIDHLTHEKSALCNIIKSQYETISRLKDVEITALRSAQERQAYKAELARLREWVGGYPSQSNFSDHFRKPPDVC